A section of the Methanothermobacter sp. genome encodes:
- a CDS encoding cobalt-precorrin-7 (C(5))-methyltransferase encodes MVLYIVGIGPGSSDYITPAAAAAVEDSDTVFGSRRALELFPDANEAVVLGAGDMDEKLEMAAELAVSGKVSVLSTGDPGFSGVLKPVKRIISEKKLDVEVQVIPGVSSVQLCAARLLIPWDDADIVTFHGRAEEDLLDILDNGRPTILLPSRTPSETARFLIESGVDPERCAAVCERLSYPDERVVKLKLEELMVSEFSYMSVIVVF; translated from the coding sequence ATGGTGCTCTATATAGTGGGAATAGGTCCCGGTTCATCTGATTACATCACACCTGCCGCGGCTGCTGCTGTGGAAGATTCCGATACTGTATTTGGGAGCAGAAGGGCCCTTGAACTGTTTCCTGATGCGAATGAAGCTGTCGTGCTGGGTGCTGGGGATATGGATGAAAAGCTTGAAATGGCAGCCGAGCTTGCAGTTTCAGGTAAGGTTTCGGTGCTCTCAACAGGTGACCCGGGATTTTCAGGTGTTCTGAAACCAGTTAAGAGGATAATATCAGAAAAGAAGCTTGACGTTGAAGTCCAGGTTATCCCTGGTGTGAGTTCCGTCCAGCTCTGCGCTGCGAGGCTCCTTATCCCCTGGGATGATGCTGACATAGTCACGTTTCACGGTCGCGCTGAGGAGGATCTACTGGACATCCTTGATAACGGGAGGCCAACAATACTCCTTCCCTCAAGGACTCCCTCTGAGACCGCCAGGTTCCTTATTGAAAGTGGTGTGGATCCAGAAAGATGTGCTGCTGTCTGTGAAAGGCTCAGCTATCCCGATGAGAGGGTTGTTAAACTGAAACTTGAGGAATTGATGGTATCTGAATTCAGTTACATGTCAGTCATTGTTGTATTCTGA
- a CDS encoding redox-regulated ATPase YchF, with protein sequence MIQIAVTGKPNVGKSSFFNAATLSEAEVASYPFTTIDANHAVAYASCRCPCQELGVQCNPRNSRCIDGTRLIPVELIDVAGLVPGAHEGRGLGNKFLDDLRQARAFLHVIDASGSTDEEGRPVEPGSHDPLEDVQFLEEEITMWLYGILEKNWERLLRKAVSEKLDMNRIIHEQLSGTGITPEDIIEASRKVEADIYSWGKDELLEFLDELLRIAKPMLIVANKADIPEARKNIERLMDSYPHVVPASAEAELALRRASEAGLINYIPGAGDFEIVDESGLTDRQRLALEYIRENVLEVYGSTGVQEAINRAVFDLLDMIVVFPVEDEHHYMDQRGNVLPDALLVPRGSGPRDLAYLIHTEIGDSFMHAVDARKGMRIAADHELEDGDIISIICSR encoded by the coding sequence ATGATTCAGATTGCAGTCACAGGAAAACCCAACGTTGGAAAATCATCCTTCTTCAACGCAGCCACACTCTCTGAGGCAGAGGTGGCATCATACCCATTCACCACAATCGACGCCAATCATGCAGTTGCCTATGCATCCTGCAGGTGCCCCTGCCAGGAGCTTGGAGTTCAGTGCAACCCTAGAAACTCACGATGCATTGATGGCACGAGACTGATCCCGGTGGAACTCATCGATGTGGCAGGGCTTGTCCCGGGGGCCCATGAGGGAAGGGGCCTTGGAAATAAGTTCCTGGATGACCTCAGACAGGCCAGGGCATTTCTGCATGTAATAGACGCATCAGGTTCAACAGACGAGGAGGGAAGGCCTGTTGAGCCAGGGAGCCATGACCCTCTGGAGGATGTGCAGTTCCTTGAGGAAGAAATAACCATGTGGCTCTATGGCATCCTTGAGAAGAACTGGGAACGCCTTTTAAGGAAGGCGGTATCAGAGAAGCTTGATATGAATCGCATAATCCATGAACAGCTTTCAGGTACAGGTATAACTCCTGAGGATATCATCGAGGCCTCAAGGAAGGTGGAGGCAGATATCTACTCATGGGGTAAGGATGAACTCCTGGAATTTCTCGATGAACTCCTCAGGATAGCGAAACCCATGCTGATAGTTGCAAACAAGGCCGACATTCCAGAGGCGCGTAAAAACATTGAACGCCTCATGGATTCCTACCCACACGTGGTGCCGGCATCTGCAGAGGCTGAACTTGCCCTCAGAAGGGCATCCGAGGCCGGACTTATTAATTACATTCCAGGTGCAGGGGACTTTGAGATCGTTGATGAGTCTGGACTCACCGACAGGCAGAGGTTGGCCCTTGAGTATATCCGTGAAAACGTCCTTGAGGTCTATGGAAGCACCGGTGTCCAGGAGGCAATCAACAGGGCGGTATTTGATCTTCTTGATATGATAGTTGTCTTTCCGGTTGAGGATGAACACCACTACATGGATCAGAGGGGTAACGTTCTCCCTGACGCACTCCTGGTGCCCCGTGGTTCAGGCCCCAGGGACCTCGCCTACCTGATACACACCGAGATCGGAGACTCCTTCATGCACGCGGTGGATGCAAGGAAGGGAATGAGGATTGCCGCGGACCATGAACTTGAGGACGGTGACATAATAAGCATAATATGCAGCAGATAG
- a CDS encoding SBBP repeat-containing protein, whose amino-acid sequence MIIIDPYKKFSALICGLLLMLVLQGSAFAESNYTMDYSTYLGGDVVDEARDVYVDESGYIYVTGSTHVSGSKNVFVARFNTSRKIIYYTTFGGAGDDWGHRIIADADGYAYVAGEISRDGVEAKDAFVARIDPLGKIDGITYIGGSRYDVAKGLAMDGSGTLYVSGYTISEDLQVTDDAYQKINKGGYDAFIAKLDHDLNILYLSYLGGSWDDYCQGLALDNNGNIYIAGYTYSDDFPVTFDAVSQYKRGTNDIFISRFTPQMSFDHSTYLGGSGQDMCHAITSYGGLIYVAGKTNSTDFPITPMTAYQRTKKGLSDGFIAAFDGEEVTYSTYFGGSGDDAVYGIAADKYGNLYLTGTTSSADFPLTQGALDRSLNGVDAFITKFSIPRSVLYSSYLGGIEADHGYAVAVDPYQNIYIAGKTWSNNFPVTSDAIKMKLTGLSDGFLTRFTPFFISNLSVTPVNGTAPLSITVNGKITNYGDASGWYRLGLYVNGYEVLWQWIEVASKATRDFSFEYLLRNSRTYSVTVNNFQPFTVRAFSGPLIIPENLTVLPRAGTEPLRVNVTADIVNYGDLPDTYTAGLYIDGILVDSKNVTVDAKSRVRVSFNSTLAAGMHEITINDLDPLTVNVMEGEKFLVDGFRLTPESGLAPLNVMVTANITNIDSRTRSYTAIIYVNGVDVHEQTFDVPAGSTVPFSAMITLPESGIYTIALNNATSGTVRALSAASFTLTNVTVTPPEGKSPLNVTVNATVRNQGDLPGDFTVTVYLDGVAWDSQTVTVPGRSSVKVSIKNQIVVPGEYNLRVNSGEEVKIRVLDPEPVFGGFAVTPVTGVGTLNVTALLNVTNPYDMVIGFTARLHVNNQTVQENTVSLNPGETKEISMKTTLLPGNYSVGINGFTGNVRVLKPANITASDLTVTPASGFSPLDLAASAKLRNTGEVDGEYTATLYINGAAVDTRTVTVPAGGTSQVRFNHTLNAPGPYLAGVGALAPVTVRVLNEPLVSNLNVTPISGVSPLIFNVTARISTTETGSGNYTARLYIDGVNVQNKTVQLTGPGASTVLFRVELSDPGTHDVTVNDLAPVTVRVLRPATFVVDNLVVSPHEGVIPLTVEASARVSNVGEVSGNYTARLYIDGVPVASRTVNVAAGGETTVTFRYTITQRGNHTVTVDTLPAANVNALKPATLEIGSLNVTPSSAVGSATVEVEAEIQNTGDIEGDFKIPVYLNGNLIGTYTVRVGPHEGAVLRFQRYVSSPGTYTFSINNLKTATVYVNPAKRTYRFTFKNTGSYTATVTYYVTVYSSGGSKLAYRTYKFTLKPGGSYTATIGYYPYDARIVTTRKIYNPSRYTRTIRLSETFRADTLSATLSHTKTIRGYSYVYITRTFRTVDMRITVT is encoded by the coding sequence GTGATAATCATTGATCCATATAAAAAGTTTTCTGCTCTGATCTGCGGGCTCCTCCTCATGCTCGTCCTTCAGGGCTCAGCCTTTGCTGAATCAAATTACACCATGGACTACTCAACCTACCTCGGTGGTGATGTGGTTGATGAGGCCCGTGACGTTTACGTTGATGAATCAGGCTATATCTATGTAACCGGTTCAACGCACGTCAGCGGATCCAAAAACGTTTTCGTGGCCAGGTTCAACACATCAAGAAAGATCATATACTACACAACCTTCGGCGGAGCTGGAGACGACTGGGGACACAGGATAATCGCAGATGCAGATGGATACGCCTATGTTGCAGGCGAAATAAGTAGGGATGGTGTTGAGGCTAAGGATGCATTCGTGGCACGGATAGACCCCCTTGGCAAAATCGACGGGATTACATATATTGGTGGATCCAGGTATGACGTTGCAAAGGGTCTTGCAATGGACGGGTCGGGGACCCTCTATGTGAGCGGATACACAATCTCAGAGGACCTTCAGGTGACAGATGACGCCTACCAGAAAATCAATAAGGGTGGTTATGATGCATTCATCGCCAAACTTGATCATGACCTTAACATTCTTTACCTGAGCTACCTTGGAGGATCCTGGGATGACTACTGCCAGGGACTTGCCCTTGACAACAACGGAAACATCTACATTGCAGGGTACACCTACTCTGATGATTTTCCGGTAACCTTCGATGCGGTTTCACAGTATAAGAGGGGCACGAATGATATCTTCATATCAAGATTCACCCCACAGATGAGCTTTGACCACTCAACCTACCTTGGAGGCTCAGGACAGGACATGTGCCACGCCATTACCTCCTATGGTGGTCTCATATACGTTGCAGGTAAAACAAACTCCACGGACTTCCCCATAACCCCCATGACTGCATACCAGAGGACAAAGAAGGGCCTTTCTGATGGATTCATCGCTGCATTCGATGGCGAGGAAGTGACATACTCAACCTACTTCGGTGGAAGCGGTGATGACGCAGTATATGGAATTGCAGCGGATAAGTATGGAAACCTTTACCTGACAGGTACAACATCCTCAGCTGACTTCCCCCTGACACAGGGAGCACTTGACAGGTCACTGAACGGTGTGGATGCCTTCATCACAAAATTCAGCATCCCGCGAAGCGTTCTCTACAGTTCCTATCTCGGGGGTATAGAAGCGGATCATGGCTATGCTGTTGCTGTTGACCCCTACCAGAACATCTATATTGCCGGGAAGACCTGGTCAAACAATTTCCCTGTAACATCGGATGCCATCAAAATGAAACTCACAGGACTATCGGATGGTTTCCTCACAAGGTTCACACCCTTCTTCATAAGTAACCTCAGTGTAACACCGGTGAATGGAACAGCGCCCCTATCAATTACAGTTAACGGTAAAATCACCAACTACGGGGATGCCAGCGGATGGTACCGCCTCGGGCTCTACGTTAACGGATACGAGGTCTTATGGCAGTGGATAGAGGTGGCCTCAAAAGCAACAAGGGACTTCAGCTTCGAATACCTTCTCAGGAACAGCAGAACATATTCTGTCACCGTGAACAACTTCCAGCCATTCACTGTGAGGGCATTCAGCGGCCCGCTCATAATCCCTGAAAATCTCACAGTACTGCCACGTGCCGGCACAGAACCTCTCAGGGTTAACGTGACCGCTGATATTGTGAACTACGGTGATCTACCTGACACATACACCGCTGGCCTCTACATCGATGGAATTCTCGTTGATAGCAAAAATGTGACTGTTGATGCAAAATCAAGGGTCAGGGTATCCTTCAACAGCACCCTTGCCGCAGGTATGCATGAAATAACCATCAATGACCTTGATCCCCTCACCGTCAATGTGATGGAGGGTGAAAAGTTCCTTGTGGACGGTTTCAGGCTGACACCGGAAAGTGGTCTTGCACCGCTGAATGTCATGGTCACCGCGAATATCACCAACATAGACTCAAGGACAAGGAGTTACACGGCCATAATCTATGTCAATGGAGTGGATGTCCATGAACAGACATTCGATGTTCCCGCAGGAAGCACGGTACCGTTCTCTGCCATGATAACACTCCCCGAAAGTGGAATTTACACCATAGCACTCAACAACGCCACTTCAGGCACAGTCAGGGCCCTCAGTGCAGCCAGCTTCACCCTCACCAATGTGACAGTAACGCCACCGGAGGGTAAGTCACCCCTCAATGTCACGGTGAACGCCACAGTAAGGAACCAGGGAGACCTTCCAGGTGATTTCACAGTTACAGTCTACCTTGACGGTGTCGCATGGGATAGCCAAACGGTTACCGTCCCTGGAAGGTCAAGTGTTAAGGTTTCAATTAAGAACCAGATCGTTGTTCCCGGGGAGTACAATCTCCGTGTTAACTCCGGTGAAGAGGTTAAAATCAGGGTTCTTGACCCTGAACCTGTGTTCGGGGGCTTCGCTGTTACCCCTGTAACAGGCGTGGGTACATTGAACGTTACGGCACTCCTCAATGTGACAAACCCCTATGATATGGTCATAGGGTTCACAGCAAGGCTCCATGTCAACAACCAAACCGTGCAGGAGAACACGGTCAGCCTAAACCCCGGTGAAACAAAGGAAATATCAATGAAAACAACACTGTTACCCGGAAACTACAGTGTTGGAATCAATGGATTCACAGGGAATGTCAGGGTTCTTAAACCGGCGAATATAACCGCCTCAGATTTAACCGTCACCCCAGCATCAGGATTCAGTCCCCTTGACCTTGCAGCATCCGCTAAACTCCGAAATACTGGGGAGGTTGATGGGGAGTACACCGCAACCCTCTACATAAATGGTGCAGCTGTTGATACAAGAACCGTGACAGTTCCCGCAGGCGGAACATCTCAGGTCAGGTTCAACCACACCCTTAATGCTCCGGGACCCTACCTTGCCGGTGTAGGGGCACTTGCACCCGTAACCGTGAGGGTACTCAATGAACCATTAGTCTCAAACCTCAACGTAACTCCAATTTCAGGTGTTTCACCGCTCATATTCAACGTGACAGCGAGAATCAGCACCACTGAGACTGGAAGCGGCAACTACACCGCAAGACTCTACATAGACGGAGTGAATGTTCAGAATAAGACCGTGCAGCTTACCGGACCCGGTGCCTCCACAGTACTCTTCAGGGTGGAACTCAGTGACCCTGGAACCCATGATGTCACGGTTAATGACCTTGCACCTGTGACCGTGAGGGTCCTGAGACCTGCCACATTCGTAGTGGACAACCTGGTGGTTTCACCACACGAGGGTGTTATTCCCCTGACAGTTGAAGCATCTGCAAGGGTCTCCAATGTGGGTGAAGTTTCAGGCAACTACACCGCAAGGCTCTACATAGACGGGGTACCGGTTGCATCAAGGACCGTGAACGTGGCTGCCGGTGGAGAGACCACCGTGACATTCAGATACACCATAACACAGCGGGGCAACCACACAGTTACCGTTGACACGCTACCGGCTGCAAACGTCAATGCACTGAAACCGGCCACACTTGAAATAGGGTCACTCAATGTGACACCATCCAGTGCCGTGGGATCAGCCACCGTCGAGGTTGAGGCAGAAATCCAGAACACCGGTGACATTGAAGGTGACTTTAAAATTCCAGTTTACCTCAACGGCAATCTCATAGGTACCTACACGGTGAGGGTGGGGCCCCATGAGGGTGCGGTGCTAAGATTCCAGAGATACGTCTCATCCCCAGGTACGTACACATTCAGCATCAACAACCTGAAAACCGCCACAGTTTACGTGAACCCCGCGAAAAGGACCTACAGATTCACATTCAAAAACACCGGAAGTTACACTGCAACGGTGACCTACTATGTCACAGTCTACTCATCAGGCGGGTCGAAACTTGCATACAGGACCTACAAATTTACACTGAAACCCGGAGGATCCTACACTGCAACCATAGGATACTACCCGTACGATGCAAGAATCGTTACAACAAGGAAAATCTACAACCCAAGCAGGTACACAAGGACCATAAGGTTATCTGAGACCTTCAGGGCGGATACACTGTCAGCAACCCTCAGCCACACAAAGACAATCAGGGGTTACAGTTACGTGTACATAACCAGGACGTTCAGGACGGTTGATATGCGAATAACCGTGACCTGA
- a CDS encoding H(2)-dependent methylenetetrahydromethanopterin dehydrogenase-related protein, which produces MKVAVYGAGNQKLYVDQLNLPEKYGGEAPYGGSRMAIEFAEAGHDVVLAEPAREMLDDAHWKVVEDAGVTVTDNDAEAASEAEIAVLFTPFGKKTFDIAKDITKHLPEGAVIANTCTVSPVVLYYVLERELRRDRQDLGIASMHPAAVPGTPQHGHYVIGGHSSSELDIATDEQISRCVELAESCGKTAYVVPADVSSAVADMGSLVTAVTLSGVLDYYYVGTQIIKAPVEMVEKQILMTLQTIASLVETSGVNGMLKAMNPELLVRSARSMHLLEEQEELDAAINTLSDLDDEVTRWINKGEIRHTDLVAAQALAKELKNLMGGKAAEGTIRRCMRKMFE; this is translated from the coding sequence ATGAAAGTTGCAGTTTATGGCGCGGGTAATCAGAAACTTTATGTGGACCAGCTGAACTTGCCTGAAAAATACGGGGGTGAGGCACCCTACGGCGGAAGCAGGATGGCAATTGAATTTGCAGAGGCAGGTCATGACGTTGTGCTAGCAGAGCCAGCAAGGGAAATGCTGGATGACGCACACTGGAAGGTGGTTGAGGATGCAGGTGTAACAGTGACAGATAACGATGCTGAGGCAGCCAGCGAAGCAGAAATAGCAGTTCTCTTCACACCATTTGGTAAAAAGACCTTCGATATAGCCAAGGACATAACAAAGCACCTTCCAGAGGGGGCTGTGATAGCAAACACCTGTACTGTATCCCCGGTGGTCCTATACTATGTCCTTGAAAGGGAACTTCGAAGGGACCGTCAGGACCTGGGTATAGCATCAATGCACCCTGCAGCTGTCCCCGGGACACCACAGCACGGCCACTACGTCATAGGCGGACACTCAAGCAGTGAACTTGACATAGCCACCGATGAACAGATCTCAAGGTGTGTTGAACTTGCAGAAAGCTGTGGTAAGACAGCATACGTTGTACCTGCAGACGTATCAAGTGCAGTTGCTGATATGGGGTCCCTTGTAACTGCCGTAACACTTTCAGGTGTCCTTGACTACTACTACGTTGGTACCCAGATAATCAAGGCGCCTGTGGAGATGGTTGAGAAGCAGATCCTCATGACACTCCAGACAATAGCATCCCTTGTTGAAACATCAGGCGTGAATGGAATGCTCAAGGCCATGAACCCTGAGCTCCTTGTGAGGAGTGCAAGGTCAATGCACCTCCTTGAGGAGCAGGAGGAACTGGATGCTGCAATCAACACACTCTCTGACCTTGATGATGAGGTTACCAGGTGGATAAATAAGGGTGAGATCAGGCACACGGATCTCGTTGCAGCCCAGGCCCTTGCAAAGGAACTCAAGAACCTCATGGGTGGAAAGGCAGCAGAGGGTACCATAAGGAGGTGCATGAGGAAGATGTTCGAATAA
- a CDS encoding TRC40/GET3/ArsA family transport-energizing ATPase, with protein MAFKDLFKFNKGKTTFVFIGGKGGVGKTTISAATALWMAKSGKKTLVISTDPAHSLSDSLEREIGHTPTMITDNLYAVEIDPEVAMEEYQAKLREQASMNPGMGLDMLQDQMDMASMSPGIDEAAAFDQFLRYMTTDEYDIVIFDTAPTGHTLRLLSFPELMDSWVGKMIKIRRQIGSMAKAFKNILPFMGDEEEEDRALQDMEATKKQINAAREVMSDPERTSFKMVVIPEEMSIYESERAMKALEKYSIHADGVIVNQVLPEDSDCEFCNARRKLQQERLKQIREKFSDQVVAEVPLLKEEAKGMETLEKIARQLYGEPEPA; from the coding sequence ATGGCATTTAAGGATCTTTTCAAGTTCAATAAGGGCAAAACAACATTCGTGTTCATAGGAGGAAAGGGAGGGGTTGGTAAAACAACCATATCAGCTGCAACAGCACTCTGGATGGCAAAATCAGGTAAGAAGACACTGGTTATCTCAACCGACCCTGCACACTCACTTTCAGATTCCCTTGAAAGGGAGATAGGCCACACACCAACCATGATAACAGACAACCTCTACGCTGTTGAGATAGACCCTGAGGTTGCAATGGAGGAGTATCAGGCAAAGCTGCGGGAACAGGCGTCAATGAACCCTGGAATGGGACTTGACATGCTCCAGGACCAGATGGACATGGCGTCAATGTCCCCGGGTATCGATGAGGCCGCGGCCTTCGACCAGTTCCTCAGGTACATGACAACCGATGAGTACGATATTGTGATATTTGACACTGCACCCACAGGCCACACGCTCCGTCTGCTCTCATTCCCTGAACTCATGGACTCATGGGTTGGGAAGATGATCAAGATAAGGAGGCAGATCGGCAGCATGGCAAAGGCCTTCAAGAACATACTCCCATTCATGGGTGACGAGGAAGAGGAGGACAGGGCCCTCCAGGACATGGAGGCCACCAAGAAGCAGATAAACGCTGCAAGGGAGGTCATGTCAGACCCTGAGAGGACCTCATTCAAGATGGTTGTGATCCCTGAGGAGATGTCCATATACGAATCCGAGAGGGCAATGAAGGCCCTTGAGAAGTACAGCATACATGCAGATGGTGTCATCGTCAACCAGGTGCTGCCAGAGGACAGTGACTGCGAGTTCTGCAATGCCAGGAGGAAACTGCAGCAGGAGAGGCTGAAGCAGATACGTGAGAAGTTCAGTGACCAGGTGGTTGCAGAGGTTCCACTCCTCAAGGAGGAGGCCAAGGGTATGGAAACCCTTGAGAAGATCGCCAGGCAGCTCTATGGTGAACCCGAGCCAGCCTGA
- a CDS encoding cation-transporting P-type ATPase, with the protein MVRAMGGIHELHEEEVFRSLETSPSGLDPPEAERRLEKYGPNELEEVRGKPHILLFLSNLYNVLAILLWVSAALSLITGNTQLAVAIVLVIIINAVFSFWQEYEAEKAAEALRDILPVMVKVLRGSDETVIPAAEVVPGDLILLEEGDTVPADARLVESSQLKIDASTLTGESKPVRKVSHPVEKFDNYIDIDNIVFAGTQVVSGTGRAIVFATGGDTEFSRIASLTQEVREEPSPLQRQISRAASIISILAVSMGIVLFAVNLYIVKLPLETALIFAIGLMVANVPEGLLPSVTLALAASARKMARENALVKRLSSVETLGSTTIICTDKTGTLTRGEMTVRKIWIPYRVVEVTGSGYRPEGEFLCNGNPVTHREVREIRLLMRAASFCNDSKLVRDEKGWHVIGDTTEGALLVAAEKIGFDLEGELESMPRIMELPFDSKRKSMTSIHQKSGKRVAYVKGAPKKIIDLSERISVDGRPRTLDDDEKRKIIEIHDRMASEGLRVLAFAYRELPEDLEDYTPENVERELTLVGMAAMHDPPREGVKEAVRQCRTAGIRIIMITGDYGLTAAAIAKELGIIECDSYRVIKGRELDEMEDPELLRILSEEENIIFARAVPEHKMRIASVLEGAEEIVAMTGDGVNDAPALRKADIGVAMGSGTDVAKEAADIVLADDNFASIVTAVREGRTVYENIRKFITYIFSHETAEIVPFVLMVLFGIPLPITIMQILAIDLGTDTLPALALGRSPPESDVMQRPPRPVRERLLNLEVLLRGYLFTGSIEAFLVMMAYFLVLSGGGWVPGQSLPADDPLYMRATTVVFAGIVMAQMGNLLSSQTTRSSALKVGLLRNRWIPAGMIFAVIVMLMVIYLPPMQPVFGTQPLKPVEWLMIILFAPLVFLTDEARKLIQRRLG; encoded by the coding sequence ATGGTGAGGGCAATGGGGGGTATACATGAACTCCATGAGGAAGAGGTTTTCAGGAGTCTTGAGACTTCACCCTCTGGCCTTGACCCCCCTGAGGCTGAAAGGCGCCTTGAGAAATATGGCCCCAACGAACTTGAGGAGGTCAGGGGTAAACCACACATACTTCTCTTTCTTTCCAACCTTTACAATGTACTGGCGATCCTGCTCTGGGTATCAGCTGCCCTGTCACTCATCACAGGCAACACCCAGCTTGCAGTTGCGATTGTACTTGTAATAATCATAAACGCGGTCTTCAGTTTCTGGCAGGAATATGAGGCAGAGAAGGCTGCAGAGGCCCTAAGGGATATTCTGCCGGTTATGGTTAAGGTTCTGAGGGGTTCAGATGAAACTGTTATCCCTGCGGCTGAGGTGGTTCCTGGGGATCTGATCCTTCTCGAGGAGGGTGACACGGTTCCGGCAGATGCAAGGCTTGTTGAATCAAGCCAGCTCAAGATTGACGCATCCACCCTCACAGGCGAATCAAAACCGGTCAGAAAGGTGTCGCATCCAGTTGAAAAATTCGATAATTACATAGATATCGATAACATCGTATTTGCAGGTACACAGGTGGTATCAGGGACAGGAAGGGCCATAGTATTTGCAACAGGAGGGGATACAGAATTCAGCAGGATAGCATCCCTTACACAGGAAGTGCGAGAGGAGCCAAGCCCCCTCCAGAGGCAGATATCCCGGGCTGCCAGTATCATAAGCATTCTGGCAGTTTCAATGGGCATCGTTCTTTTTGCAGTCAACCTCTACATTGTTAAACTCCCCCTCGAGACTGCGCTGATCTTTGCAATAGGGCTCATGGTTGCAAATGTACCGGAGGGCCTTCTACCAAGCGTAACACTGGCGCTTGCGGCATCAGCAAGGAAGATGGCCAGGGAGAACGCCCTTGTGAAGAGACTCTCCAGTGTGGAGACACTGGGATCCACAACAATAATCTGCACAGATAAGACCGGGACCCTCACAAGGGGTGAGATGACAGTAAGGAAGATCTGGATACCCTACAGGGTCGTGGAGGTCACAGGTTCAGGCTACAGGCCAGAGGGGGAATTCCTCTGCAACGGAAACCCCGTAACCCACCGGGAGGTAAGGGAGATAAGACTCCTAATGAGGGCGGCGTCATTCTGCAACGATTCAAAACTTGTTAGAGACGAAAAGGGCTGGCACGTGATTGGGGACACAACAGAGGGCGCACTCCTCGTGGCTGCAGAGAAGATAGGCTTTGACCTTGAGGGGGAACTTGAGAGTATGCCCCGAATAATGGAGCTCCCCTTTGATTCAAAGCGAAAGTCAATGACCTCCATCCATCAAAAATCAGGTAAAAGGGTGGCCTACGTCAAGGGGGCCCCAAAAAAGATAATAGATTTATCAGAGAGGATATCAGTGGATGGGAGACCCAGAACACTGGACGATGATGAAAAAAGGAAGATCATAGAGATACATGACAGAATGGCCTCTGAGGGCCTCAGGGTACTCGCATTCGCCTACAGGGAACTCCCGGAGGACCTTGAGGATTACACGCCAGAGAATGTTGAAAGGGAACTGACACTGGTTGGAATGGCTGCAATGCATGACCCGCCCAGGGAGGGTGTGAAGGAGGCTGTGAGGCAGTGCAGAACTGCAGGTATAAGGATAATAATGATAACCGGGGATTACGGGTTAACAGCCGCGGCCATAGCAAAGGAACTTGGTATCATAGAGTGCGACAGCTACAGGGTGATAAAGGGAAGGGAACTTGATGAAATGGAAGACCCTGAACTTTTAAGGATACTTTCTGAGGAGGAGAACATAATATTTGCCCGGGCAGTCCCAGAACACAAGATGAGGATAGCGTCGGTCCTTGAGGGCGCCGAGGAGATAGTTGCAATGACAGGTGATGGGGTGAATGATGCCCCTGCCCTCAGGAAGGCGGATATTGGCGTTGCAATGGGTAGCGGCACCGACGTTGCAAAGGAGGCCGCTGACATAGTACTCGCCGATGACAACTTTGCAAGCATTGTAACTGCGGTGAGGGAGGGCCGGACGGTATATGAGAACATAAGAAAATTCATAACCTACATATTTTCACATGAAACCGCAGAGATAGTCCCATTTGTCCTTATGGTGCTCTTTGGAATACCCCTACCCATAACAATAATGCAGATACTTGCAATAGACCTCGGTACCGATACACTGCCCGCCCTTGCCCTGGGAAGATCCCCACCCGAATCTGATGTGATGCAGAGGCCACCAAGACCGGTTAGGGAGAGACTACTTAACCTTGAGGTCCTCCTCAGGGGGTACCTGTTCACAGGATCCATTGAGGCATTTCTTGTGATGATGGCATACTTCCTTGTGCTCTCAGGGGGAGGATGGGTGCCAGGCCAGAGCCTCCCCGCAGATGACCCCCTCTACATGAGGGCAACAACTGTTGTCTTTGCAGGTATAGTGATGGCCCAGATGGGCAATCTCCTCTCATCACAGACCACCCGCTCCTCAGCACTGAAGGTGGGGCTTCTGAGGAACAGGTGGATACCCGCC